The DNA sequence TTGATCTGCCGGCTTTACTTCCATCAAAACAGTCAAAGAAGCTATggattaatgtaaaaaaacaaaaacgtctCATATGTATTTTCAGAGAAAATATTCACTCATTCTTTGCTATTTTTTATTGCCTACCAGACATTGCGCATctcttgtgttttattttttgcgtGGCATTACAGAAATTACGACGGAGAGTAAGCAAAGCCTCCCAGCACAGATGGGGCTTGGCAAGAAATATTCTTGCAATAGAGTGTAATTATTATAAGAATTCATATTAAATTATCAAATTACAGCAACATAACCCTATGTATGACCTACCAATCCCATTGACTGTAATTGAGTGTGGGTCAATGTTTAAGTTGACTTGTCCGTTCCGTACTGCGTTTGCCAGAGAGCTCGCTATTTCAGTGCTGTTGGGAACACTTCCTGAGGAGTTGAAGGCCAAACGTGACATGGTGATGAttgatccagccctggatgcAAACACGTACAggtattaacacacacacagtacgcgCCCATTTGTACCCGCACATGTACAcgcataggcacacacacatatgtgcacacacacagacacagaaggcCAGACCTGACGTTGTGACGATTGATCCAGCCcgaatgcacacacgcataggcacacacgcatatttgtggatgtgcacacacacagacacacacacaaacacagaatggAATAAGTGGATTGGCACCTGAAACTTGTGACAGTCATCCCGAGGAATGATGAGAAGTTGGCTCTGAAGACTGGCTCTATCTGAAAATGAAGGCACAGTTCAGCAGTCCGCACTGCCATTCCCAGGACAATACTGAACTAGGTGTACCTATAGTTAATGCACACTTATCGCATATTTTAATGTGTGCCATGTTACTTTTAAGACTTACCGTGTTGCTTTTGCaactttaatattattttacaaattattttatataattttatacAATACTTGTCTATTCCTGTactgacagacacaggcacagtcaCTGCCAGGTCAGGTGAGAGGCTTACCTGCTCCCTTGTGATGCGCGCTCTGTTTGAAAAGACCTCTGAGCTTTGGTTTGAAAGCGCATTTACAAATGTATCCAAGGACGTGAATACCAGCTCCACTACACGGTTGGGGATTGctgtaaatacatacatatctTACACTGATGACTTTTTAAAAGCACAACATATGTTCCTTATGAAGAATAACAGCATAATTGCAAGTTTGCCATACATACCATATTTCAGTATTGCACAGTTACggtatatacaaataaaaataaacaacatcaacaacaacaaaaataaataaatcagaacATTTGTTTTGCTTACTTGTAACAGCAATAGAATTGGGGTCAATAGTGAGGTTGAATGTGTTGTTGGGGCTGTTCACAGCATCCACCAGTGTAGTAACAACTTCCTCACTGGTTGGGACTGACTCTGGTGGTGTGTTGTCGTTAAAGACCAGCTCTATTTGGGCCTGAGTACTGTTCTCCATGCGGAATAGTGCCACGGGCCTGTGAGGGAACAGGATGCGCCCAGAGAGAGCGACATGGAGAACAGGGACGGACAATGAAGTCATTCCAAACCTCCCCCTGTCAACTCTCCCGGTACCGCGGATTATAGCAAATcgttttttcctccattttgatAGTTCAGTGGTCACTGTGCacccattttaaaataaatgcaaggaTAGAATGGCAATTTCAAGTGGAgattaacacatttttacttctgtagtttaaaaatacatttttaacaagGGTATACATAGGGTGAAAAAGGTCTGAACATCAACAGAGTGTCATAATCCTTTGATTgttattatgtaatgtaatcaaaattacacaaaaacagCTTTGATTGGCACTTCTCTATGAATAGATTATATTACCTGAATGCGATCACAATTGTCTCAACAAAAATGAATCCAAAGCGTCGACTGTAGATCAGGTCACACTGTAATAATCagtgggagaaaaaaaggatttagtgatctttataattttgttgttgCAGCACAAGCATTTAAACAATCATTTAAGCTTGTCTTTTTAGGTTTGTATATACATATGCTACACCTAATTACATGACAAATTAAATATGTCACTTTTGATGACTGTGATCAAAACACAAGAAATGTAATACGTCGATTGGATCAAAAAGATTTTAATTGCATCAGGAGGTTGCAATTAAGTTTGGTCTGGATTCTGGATCTGAGCATAAATGATCCAGAATTCTATGTTAGTGGAATACTTGAGACAAATACAATGTTGGTGAAATcatactgaaaaaaatgaatgctgaaacatatttctgcagtATCCAAGTGAAAGTCTGCTAGCATTCAATTCGTCAACATTAATAGTAAATAAGTAACATTATATACTTCTGCATGGGATACTCTTTTATATGGTTGTATTTCAGGTCCGATGTATGGTGGAGGGAATATTGTTAATGCTATTTCACAATTGGAATTGAATCAGCTTTACATTTGTGAATGCCTACTTATATTGGATCTGTAGAAATCCGATCTTTCAACTGTGTTGCATAAAGTCTAAACAGGGCCTGTAGAATGCCAGTTAGTATGAAATTAAATCTTGATGCTTTGTCAGTACTAGTGTTAATTCACAAAAGGTACAATCCATAATGTTGCCATAGGCTTAAGAACATAAAACAACAGAGTTACTGGGCTTTCTTTGATCCTTGAATTACATATTACCAGCAGATCTTGGTCAAATACACAATTGTTTGGATTCGaatacttttctaagctttactgaAATACTCAAGAACTGCAAACATGGCCTTCTGGTCCCCtgcaccaggcaaaatcaatttagaatttgaatccaaaagaataaCATAGGCTAcatgtgtatttgacccagctctGATTATCAGGGTCTGGTTACTCGTGTTTTGCTGAGTTTCTATAGCAGAATCTGAGACAGAATTTCTGACAGCCTGAATGAGAAGAAAATAGAGACTTACTGCAATAATCACAATCCTTGCTAGGCCCCGGAATGCTGGTGAATTGTTATCACTGAATGCAGGTATGAAGGGGTTCTGCAAAGTAGCTTGAAGTCCCACAACTGGAGTGCTAGGTGGACGAATTGTGGgggctgtagttgtagttgtagttgtagtagttgtagttgtagttgtagttgtagttggagttggagttgtagttgtagttgtagttggagttggagttgtAGTTggagttgtagttgtagttggagttggagttgtagttgtagttggagTTGTagttggagttggagttgtAGTTggagttgtagttgtagttggagttggagttggagttgtagttggagttggagttggagCTGTAGTTGTAGTTGATTAATGTGAGATTTGTTCATTAAAACTTAAAGCTCATAATTTGAAAATATGTGGTATGGTACCATAAAATATGGTAAGACATTCATTCCACAGTGATTAACTGCGCTcaagaaatgtaagaaagagtgaaaagAGTTACAATATGCCTTGCGCTCTCCTATGTGATAGCAAAGGCTTTGCATGCTTACATGGAAAACCTTGTCAATCCTCGTCTTTTgttgctcagtgctcagtgagtgtgcatTTTTAGAAATGAACAATGCTGCATTACCCACCTTCAGTACTGACTGTAATTGAGGAAGACTCAATGGTTAGAGTATTAATTGCCATGGGACTGTTCTGGAGAGCGGTGACTATGTCAGTATCACTGGGTACATTTGATGAGCGGAAGACCATAGCTCCTTCTGTGACAACTGATCCACTCCTTGATACAAACAGACAAGCAGGTGATATTATAAGATATTACATAGTTACTACAGGCATAAAGAATCATgagatgcacacatgcaaacacacatgcacatgcacatgcatatgcacacacacacacacacacacacactcgcacgcacgcacacgcatgcacgcgcacatgaacacatgcacacacataaacgcacacacagaattAGCTTATTTTGCAAAGATATCACAAGCGTTGACACATCACCTCTACACCCTCCACCCCAAAACACGCACAAGAAGAATTTTATATTCACCTGAATCTTGTTACACGATAGCTCTCGAAGGAATTAGGAAAGGCAGACCTGTACAATGGTGTTAGCTGAAAGTGTAAGCACAGTTCATTCACCAACATGTCAATTTCCTACAATGTCTTTCAAGAGAGAATGTAACTATTGCAATTCATAACAtgaaaaactgtaaattaagtaatttttttacatactgtatattattctaGCAAATGATTAaggttctctttttttaaataatttatagaGATCAAACTAAATCTAATATTACAATGACAATAagaattatattatacaattttcattttcacatttacagttttttacaattggaTACCCCAATGTCCCAATAATGAGAATGCGTTTTCAAACATAGATAGCGCAACAgcagtctattttacattgcttTCACACAAAATGAATTCAATGACAACATCATaataattcatgaattatttCCTCATTGAAACATAACCACCAGCAAtatcacgtttcatgtttgtcacatcatgtttcatgtttattcattgtcttagttacgttattgtcatgtcacctATTATGTTAGTcgagtctcgccatgtttttatgttttatttcttgttacatttaattttcatgtcatgttacgtttcatgtttagttgttatgatttaattgttagtcttgtcttgtCACATTACGTAGTTTATTCAGGTCATATTTCACAAatttgttatgtcacgatttatgtttatttcatgttatgttctgttcattgattagcatacacttttctgtgtctttctgcaaaccttgcattcatgctcttctctctctctctttctgtcactcacgcttacctaattgtttcaatttgtcttgtcttactaatctactaacttagATCAGGTTTGgataatactaacattctaaccatgtgttcatgttaccttatgtttcttgtgcatgtcatttagtaatttactaatgctagggcaggtttattactaacaatgactaattatcttgttaacttgtcaatcctccacacctgatttccattgtcatgctgctctcaagctaattgtctgcacctgctacacctgcatataagctcagttccatgttgtgtctttgtgaaattgttgcccccctgtttgtcagtgcatggTTGAGTGAGTTTGGCAAGCCATTGTTTGCCTGttaagagccaagcctgtttattgaccattgttattgacttctgttttgttgaccattgcctgcctgtaccacaaactttgtctgctgtctttgtgcttctgccccgcggagcggacttcggtcttgactcttgcgctgtCATCGACCCCCgagcctgcctgccgtccgcctgcactactgccccactgacagctttcctggttactggactttttgcatggtttaccAATTTCAAGACTGCCCTCTCCCTCGGTACtctactttggttttggctggatttcacgtgtatgaactttgcttgtttttcgcCTACGGTAACTGgatattccctgaataaagccctgacaggactttattacagctctgttgtctgagtcgtgaattttgggtccaacccgcACCCGTCTCAAGCAAATAGTTTTGCACAGGTTAACATACTGTTTTCAAAACTGTTAAGCCTGagttcaaaacataacacaattgGGTTAGACAGCCATTTGATACATTTTCACCATAATAGCATATTGAAATAccctcagtgaacactttattattaggcatttattaggcttatttttctgactcattaagtcttctgctgctgcctattcacttagagctttgatgcgttgtgtgttcagagatgctcttctgcataccactgttgtaatgtgtggttatttgcattgctgtcaccttcctgtcagttttgaataatctggcccttctctgatgtctctcataaACAAAGGTTTCAGcctgaagaactgctgctcactggatgttttgtttctCGCACCATTCTCACCAttcacagtttctgagatactgaaaccaccctgtctgccatcaacaatcattccatggtcaaagtgactTGCATCAAATCCGCTTTCTGATGGTTCATTTgaccattaactgaagcttctggaAGTTATATGGCCAGTGACAAAGTGACCTTGTTGGTTGACACCTTTAGTCAGTGTTATGGTAGAATAAATTGTCTTAGTGCATTTTGTGTGCAGGATTAACTGTTGTGCAAAGCTGCATGTTGGTAAGGAGAACTGtgttaagagttttgaaaaagtgtactaattgtaaaaaaacaaattgcatagAAACCTTTTCAAGAGTATGCCAGCTAAACATGGGTGAGTGTGACGGTGATCGACTGATTCTAACAACAGTGATACACACAAGTCATCTCTTTTTTTCCACTTAAATCACTTACCGTATTGCTTACTGACTGTGCTCGAGTTTGAAAGGCAGTTGAGCTGGTGTTTGCGAGATCAGCTACAAATGTGTCACTGGAGGTGAACTGAAGAAATCTGGTGGTGGTGGGAACTGTAGTGGAGAAAACAGTTCTAGTTAGGGCAATTGTGGTTATTATAGCTAGTATTATATTTGTGGTTGTAGGAGTTGATGTACCATCTGTTACTGTAATTGTTGGTGTTGCAGTGGTTGGCGCATTTGTAGTTGTAGGAGTTGTTGTACCAGCTGTTACTGTAGTTGTTGGTGTTGCAGTGGTTGGCGCATTTGTAGTTGTAGGAGTTGTTGTACCAGCTGTTACTGTAGTTGTCGGTGTTGCAGTGGTTGGCGCATTTGTAGTTGTAGGAGTTGTTGTACCAGCTGTTACTGTAGTTGTCGGTGTTGCAGTGGTTGGCGCATTTGTAGTTGTAGGAGTTGTTGTACCAGCTGTTACTGTAGTTGTTGGTGCTGCAGTGGTTGGCGCATTTGTAGTTGTAGGAGTTGTTGTACCAGCTGTTACTGTAGTTGCTGGTGTTGCCGTGGTTGGCGAATTTGTAGTTGTAGGAGTTGTTGTACCAGCTGTTACtgtagatgttggtgttgcagtGGTTGGTGCATTTGTAGTTGTAGGAGTTGTTGTACCAGCTGTTACTGTAGTTGTTGGTGTTGCAGTGGTTGGCGCATTTGTAGTTGTAGGAGTTGTTGTACCAGCTGTTACTGTAGTTGTTGGTGTTGCAGTGGTTGGCGCATTTGTAGTTGTAGGAGTTGTTGTACCAGCTGTTACTGTAGTTGTTGGTGTTGCAGTGGTTGGCGCATTTGTAGTTGTAGGACTTGATGTACCAGCTGTTACTGTAGTTGTTGGTGTTGCAGTGGTTGGCGCATTTGTAGTTGTAGAAGTTGTTGTACCAGCTGTTACTGTAGTTGTTGGTGTTGCAGTGGTTGGCGCATTTGTAGTTGTAGGAGTTGTTGTACCAGCTGTTACTGTAGTTGTTGGTGTTGCAGTGGTTGGCGCATTTGTAGTTGTAGGAGTTGTTGTACCAGCTGTTACTGTAGTTGTTGGTGTTGCCGTGGTTGGCGCATTTGTAGTTGTAGGAGTTGTTGTACCAGCTGTTACTGTAGTTGTTGGTGTTACAGTGGTTGGCGCATTTGTAGTTGTAGGAGTTGTTGTACCAGCTGTTACTGTAGTTGTTGGTGTTGCAGTGGTTGGCGCATTTGTAGTTGTAGGAGTTGTTGTACCAGCTGTTACTGTAGTTGTTGGTGTTGCAGTGGTTGGCGCATTTGTAGTTGTAGGAGTTGTTGTACCAGCTGTTACTGTAGTTGTTGGTGTTGCAGTGGTTGGCGCATTTGTAGTTGTAGGAGTTGTTGTACCAGCTGTTACTGTAGTTGTTGGTGTTCCAGTGGTTGGCGCATTTGTAGTTGTAGGAGTTGTTGTACCAGCTGTTACTGTAGTTGTTGGTGTTGCCGTGGTTGGCGCATTTGTAGTTGTAGGAGTTGTTGTACCAGCTGTTACTGTAGTTGTTGGTGTTGCAGTGGTTGGCGCATTTGTAGTTGTAGGAGTTGTTGTACCAGCTGTTACTGTAGTTGTTGGTGTTGCCGTGGTTGGCGCATTTGTAGTTGTAGGAGTTGTTGTACCAGCTGTTACTGTAGTTGTTGGTGTTGCAGTGGTTGGCGCATTTGTAGTTGTAGGAGTTGTTGTACCAGCTGTTACTGTAGTTGTTGGTGTTGCAGTGGTTGGCGCATTTGTAATTGTAGGAGTTGTTGTACCAGCTGTTACTGTAGTTGTTGGTGTTGCAGTCGTGAAACCTATTAGAATTGGAATAATTGGAGATATGTACATTAAAACTTAAAACTTGACATGGATACAATTGGAGAGAGCAGGGTAAGCTGAAAATATGTGCCTGAGACTgcattctttcatttggtaagACATTCATTCCACAGTGATATACTGCGCTcaagaaatgtaagaaagagtgaaaagAGTTACAATATGCCTTGCGCTCTCCTACAGTATGTGATAGCAAAGGCTTTGCATGTTTACCTGGAAAACCTTGTCAATCCTCGTCTTTTGTTACTCAGGCAACAACATTACACTTTACAGCGCAGTGGCTGTCTTTCTATGGGGAATATTGGGCAGAATGACAGCACCAGTTGAAGAAAAATCTTCCTACttaagtgcttggtgagtgtgcaTTTTTAGAAATGAACAATGCTGCATTACCCACCTTCAGTACTGACTGTAATTGAGGAAGACTCAATGGTTAGAGTATTAATTGCCATGGGACTGTTCTGGAGAGCGGTGACTATGTCAGTATCACTGGGTACATTTGATGAGCGGAAGACCATAGCTCCTTCTGTGACAACTGATCCACTCCTTGATATAAACAGACAAGCAGGTGATATTATAAGATATTACATAGTTACTACAGGCATAAAGAATCATgagatgcacacatgcaaacacacatgcacatgcacatgcacgcaaacacacacacacacacacacactcgcacgcacgcacacacatgcacgcgcacatgaacacatgcacacacataaacgcacacacagaattCGCTTATTTTGCAAAGATATCACAAGCTTTGACACATCACCTCTACACCCTCCACCCCAAAACACGCACAAGAAGAATTTTATATTCACCTGAATGTTGTTACACGATAGCTCTCGAAGGAATTAGAAAAGGCAGACCTGTACAATGGTGTTAGCTGAAAGTGTAAAGCACAGTTCATTCACCAACATGTCAATTTCCTACGATGTCTTTCAAGAAAGAATTTAACTATTGCAATTCATAACATTAAAAACTGTAAATGACGTAATtttttaacatactgtatattgttcgAGCAAATGATTAAggttatctttttttaaataatctatAGAGATCAAACTAAATCTAatattacaataacaataagaattatattatacaattttaattttcaaatttacagtttttttacaatatccCAATAATGAGTATGCTTTTTCAAACATAGatagcacaacagcagtctatgtGGACAAAACTGTGAACCATTTTACATTGCTTTCACACAAAATGAATTCAATGACAACatcataataatttattaaatatttcctCATTGAAACATAACCACCAGCAATGTCACGTTACATGTTTGTcacatcatgtttcatgtttagtcattgtcttagttacgttattgtcatgtcacgtattatgttagtcaagtctcgccatgtttttatgttttatttcttgttacattttcatgtcatgttacatttcatgtttagttgttatgatttaattgttaaTCTTGTCTTGTcacattatgtagtttattcaggtcacattttgcaaacttgttatgtcatgatttatgtttatttcatgttatgttctgttattttattggcatacacttttttgtgtctttctgcaaaccttgcattcatgttttttctctctctccctttctgtcactcacgcttacctaattgtttcaatttcccttgtcttcttactaatctactaatttAGATCAGGTTTGgataatactaacattctaaacatgtgttcatgttaccttatgtttcttgtgcatgtcatttagtaatttactaatgctagggcaggataggtttattactaacaattactaattatcttgttaacttgtcaatcctccacacctgatttccattctcatgctgctctcaagctaattgtctgcacctgtctacacctgcatatgagctcagttccatgtcatgtccccctgtttgtcagtgcatggTTGAGCGggtttgtcaagccattgtttaCCAGTTAAGATCCAATCCTGTTTATTGACTAttgttattgacttctgttttgttgaccattgcctgcctgtaccatgaactttgcctgctgtctttgtgcttctgccctgcggagcggacttcggtcttgactcttgtgcCGTCATAAACCCCAAGCCTGCCTGCCGTtcgtctgcactactgccccactgacagctttcctggttactggactttttgcatggtttaccgatttcaagactgccttctcccgCGGTACTGtgctttggttttggctggatttcacgtgtatgaactgcttgtttttcgactacggTCACTGGATATTCCCTGACTAAACCCCTGACGGGACTTTTACAGCtctgttgtctgagtcgtgcattttgggtccaaccccccacgcatcCGTCTCAAGCAAATAGTTTTGCACAGGTTAACATACGGTTTTTAAAACTGttaaacctgagttcaatttgaACAATAtcatttgaacattaactgaagcttctggaAGTTATATGGCCAATGACAAAGTGACCCTGTTGGGTGACACCTTTAGTCAGTATTATGATGGAATAAATTGTGTTTTGGTAGTCTTAGTGCATtttgtgtgcaggtttaactgtTGTGCAAAGCTGCATGTTGGTAAGGAGAACTGtgttaagagttttgaaaaagtgtactaattgtaaaaaaacaaattgcatagAAACCTTTTCAAGAGTATGCCAGCTAAACATGGGTGAGTGTGACGGTGATCGACTGATTCTAACAACAGTGATACACACAAgtcatctcttttttttttccacttaaaTCACTTACCGTATTGCTTACTGACTGTGCTCGAGTTTGAAAGGCAGTTGAGCTGGGGTTTGCGAGATCAGCTACAAATGTGTCACTGGAGGTGAACTGAAGAAATCTGGTGGTGGTGGGAACTGTAGTGGAGAAAACAGTTCTAGTTAGGGCAATTGTGGTTATTATAGCTAGTATTATATTTGTGGTTGTAGGAGTTGATGTACCAGCTGTTACTGTAGTTGTTGGTGTTGCCGTGGTTGGCGCATTTGTAGTTGTAGGAGTTGTTGTACCAGCTGTTACTGTAGTTGTTGGTGTTGCAGTGGTTGGCACATTTGTAGTTGTAGGACTTGATGTACCAGCTGTTACTGTAGTTGTTGGTGTTGCAGTGGTTGGCGCATTTGTAATTGTAGGAGTTGTTGTACCAGCTGTTACTGTAGTTGTTGGTGTTGCAGTCGTGAAACCTATTAGAATTGGAATAATTGGAGATATGTACATTAAAACTTGAAACTTGACATGGATACAATTGGCGAGAGCAGGGTAAGCTGAAAATATGTGCCTGAGACATCATTCTTTTGATGAGACATTAATTCCACAGTCATGTACTGCgctcaatgtaaatgtaagagtTAAAAGTTACAATATGCCACATGCTCTCCTACAGTATGGGATGACAAAGCCTTTGCATGTTTACATGGAAAACATTGTCAATCCTCGTCTTTTGTTGCTAGAAGAGCGAGCAGTTGTAGTTAGAGGAGCTATAGGACATAACAGTTGATGCACCTGCAGTTGTGGTTATTGTATATCAGATAATGTAACAGTTGTAGTGCCTGGTGTTATAGTAAATATTGGAGGGGCTATGAAAATTGTACTACCTGTGGGTATGGTTGTTGGAGCTGCTGTAAGAGTGGTGGATGTTGCAATGGTGGCCCCAGTTATAGTGGACGATGGGGCTTGAGTTGCTGTGGTAACAATAACCTCAGTCACAGTTGTGGTGGGGGCACCAGTTGTAGTTGGGGTGTCAGTTTCTGTTGTCATAGTAGCCTCTGTCACAGCTGTAGTTGAGGCTTCAGCTGCTATGGCAGAAGTAGCCTCTGTCACAGTTGTGGTGGGGGCACCAGTTGTAGTTGGGGTGTCAGTTTCTGTTGTCATAGTAGCCTCAGTCACAGTTGTGGTGGGGGCACCAGTTGTAGTTGGGGTGTCAGTTTCTGTTGTCATAGTAGCCTCTGTCACAGCTGTAGTTGAGGCTTCAGCTGCTATGGCAGAAGTAGCCTCTGTCACAGTTGTGGTGGGGGCACCAGTTGTAGTTGGGGTGTCAGTTTCTGTTGTCATAGCAGCCTCTGTCACAGTTGTGGTGGGGGCACCAGTTGTAGTTGGGGTGTCAGTTTCTGTTGTCATAGTAGCCTCAG is a window from the Conger conger chromosome 8, fConCon1.1, whole genome shotgun sequence genome containing:
- the LOC133135115 gene encoding probable serine/threonine-protein kinase clkA, which gives rise to MFSMFHDCNTNNYSNSWYNNSYNYKCANHCNTNNYSNSWYIKSYNYKCANHCNTNNYSNSWYNNSYNYKCANHGNTNNYSNSWFHDCNTNNYSNSWYNNSYNYKCANHCNTNNYSNSWYNNSYNYKCANHCNTNNYSNSWYNNSYNYKCANHGNTNNYSNSWYNNSYNYKCANHCNTNNYSNSWYNNSYNYKCANHGNTNNYSNSWYNNSYNYKCANHWNTNNYSNSWYNNSYNYKCANHCNTNNYSNSWYNNSYNYKCANHCNTNNYSNSWYNNSYNYKCANHCNTNNYSNSWYNNSYNYKCANHCNTNNYSNSWYNNSYNYKCANHGNTNNYSNSWYNNSYNYKCANHCNTNNYSNSWYNNSYNYKCANHCNTNNYSNSWYNNFYNYKCANHCNTNNYSNSWYIKSYNYKCANHCNTNNYSNSWYNNSYNYKCANHCNTNNYSNSWYNNSYNYKCANHCNTNNYSNSWYNNSYNYKCTNHCNTNIYSNSWYNNSYNYKFANHGNTSNYSNSWYNNSYNYKCANHCSTNNYSNSWYNNSYNYKCANHCNTDNYSNSWYNNSYNYKCANHCNTDNYSNSWYNNSYNYKCANHCNTNNYSNSWYNNSYNYKCANHCNTNNYSNRCSHHHQISSVHLQ